One window from the genome of Paramormyrops kingsleyae isolate MSU_618 chromosome 3, PKINGS_0.4, whole genome shotgun sequence encodes:
- the LOC140588175 gene encoding glutathione S-transferase omega-1-like encodes MASQKCLVQGCQAPGPVTNSQIRIYSMRFCPFAERTRLVLNAKGINYEVINIHLKNKPSWFLDKNPAGTVPVLETVQGQLICDSVITCEYLDEMFQDKKLFPADPFKKAQQKMLLEEFSKVIALIYKIPIGKSKGEDTSADEEELKGKFIKLNEVLVGRKTKFFGGDSVTMIDYLMWPWFERADSFGVARPLDAAPALKEWMKRMVEDPTVKATMFDGETHKAFLKDYFDGKPNYDLGL; translated from the exons ATGGCTTCACAGAAATGTCTCGTCCAAG GATGCCAAGCTCCGGGTCCAGTGACCAATTCCCAAATCCGCATATACAGTATGAGGTTCTGCCCCTTTGCTGAAAGGACGCGTTTGGTTCTCAACGCCAAGGGTATCAA CTATGAAGTCATTAACATCCATCTGAAGAACAAACCTAGTTGGTTCTTGGACAAAAATCCAGCGGGTACCGTTCCAGTTTTGGAGACTGTGCAGGGTCAGCTGATCTGTGACTCAGTGATCACGTGTGAGTACCTGGATGAAATGTTTCAGGACAAGAAGCTCTTTCCTGCTGACCCATTTAAGAAGGCCCAACAGAAGATGCTGCTTGAGGAGTTCTCCAAG GTTATTGCCTTGATTTATAAAATCCCTATCGGGAAGAGCAAGGGTGAGGATACGTCTGCTGACGAAGAAGAACTGAAAGGGAAATTCATAAAACTCAATGAG GTTCTAGTTGGTAGGAAGACAAAATTTTTTGGAGGAGATTCTGTGACTATGATTGATTACTTGATGTGGCCTTGGTTTGAGAGGGCCGATAGCTTTGGAGTGGCACG CCCCTTGGATGCAGCCCCGGCGCTGAAGGAGTGGATGAAGCGTATGGTTGAGGATCCCACTGTCAAGGCAACCATGTTTGATGGCGAGACCCACAAAGCCTTCCTCAAAGACTACTTTGATGGCAAACCCAACTATGACTTAGGCCTGTAG